Proteins encoded within one genomic window of Nonomuraea gerenzanensis:
- a CDS encoding CatB-related O-acetyltransferase has protein sequence MNPLVPADPTVLHPMPEQPRVVQLRPLVKSPLIEVGEYSYYDDPDDPTAFETRNVLYHYGPEKLIIGKFCALGTGVRFIMNGANHRMDGPSTFPFPTMGGSWAQHFHLLAGLPSRGDTVVGNDVWFGYGATVMPGVRIGHGAIIGAGAVVTSDVPDYGIVGGNPARLIRTRFSDEDIARLLAVAWWDWPAEHITEHVRTIMSGGVADLEAAAPGNQEG, from the coding sequence ATGAATCCGCTCGTCCCCGCCGATCCGACCGTGCTGCACCCCATGCCGGAGCAGCCGCGGGTGGTGCAGCTCCGGCCGCTGGTGAAGTCCCCGCTGATCGAGGTCGGGGAGTATTCCTACTACGACGACCCCGACGACCCGACCGCGTTCGAGACCCGCAACGTCCTCTACCACTACGGCCCGGAGAAGCTGATCATCGGCAAGTTCTGCGCGCTGGGCACGGGCGTGCGCTTCATCATGAACGGCGCCAACCACCGCATGGACGGCCCCTCGACCTTCCCCTTCCCCACCATGGGCGGCTCCTGGGCGCAGCACTTCCACCTGCTGGCCGGCCTGCCGAGCAGAGGGGACACGGTGGTCGGCAACGACGTCTGGTTCGGCTACGGCGCGACCGTGATGCCGGGCGTGCGGATCGGGCACGGCGCGATCATCGGCGCCGGCGCGGTGGTCACCTCCGACGTGCCCGACTACGGGATCGTCGGCGGCAACCCTGCCCGGCTCATCCGCACCCGCTTCAGCGACGAGGACATCGCCCGGCTGCTGGCGGTGGCCTGGTGGGACTGGCCGGCCGAGCACATCACCGAGCACGTACGGACCATCATGTCGGGCGGCGTCGCCGACCTCGAGGCCGCCGCCCCCGGCAACCAGGAGGGATGA
- a CDS encoding TetR/AcrR family transcriptional regulator, which produces MADQHTTLRARRRAQTQRMIQGHAVRLFAWRGYDATTVTDVAEAAGVSPMTVYRHFPTKEDLVLADEHGRLVGERIAASAPGQPLVRRIGGALIDSAAALTGDDAGREFLLTRLRLMISTPALRAKHLDNQYALQQAIIGALGDDAADPETAFHAQAAASACLAALHTALVRWAEEDGRADLPGLIAKALAAVFGESPLPREGD; this is translated from the coding sequence ATGGCCGATCAGCACACAACGCTGCGAGCGCGCAGGAGAGCCCAGACGCAGCGCATGATCCAGGGGCACGCGGTGCGGCTGTTCGCCTGGCGCGGTTACGACGCGACGACCGTGACCGACGTCGCCGAGGCCGCGGGGGTGTCACCGATGACCGTGTACCGGCACTTCCCCACGAAGGAGGATCTGGTGCTGGCCGATGAGCACGGCAGGCTCGTCGGCGAGCGCATCGCCGCGTCGGCTCCCGGGCAGCCGCTGGTCCGCCGCATCGGGGGCGCGCTCATCGACTCGGCCGCGGCGCTGACCGGCGATGACGCCGGGAGGGAGTTCCTGCTCACCCGGCTGCGGCTGATGATCTCTACACCCGCCTTGCGCGCCAAGCACCTGGACAACCAGTACGCCCTGCAACAGGCGATCATCGGCGCTCTCGGGGATGACGCCGCCGACCCCGAGACGGCCTTCCATGCACAGGCGGCGGCCAGTGCCTGCCTGGCCGCTCTGCACACGGCGCTGGTGCGCTGGGCCGAGGAGGACGGGCGTGCCGACCTGCCGGGCCTGATCGCCAAGGCCCTCGCCGCCGTCTTCGGTGAGAGCCCGCTGCCACGCGAAGGCGACTGA
- a CDS encoding macrolide family glycosyltransferase — protein sequence MIGIPAVSHVLPSLEIIRELAARGHRVTYANDPAVGDLITATGADLVPCTSVLPVADNDWPDDPIAAMSLFLDDAVQALPQLRAVYDDDPADLYLYDIGAYAARALAESQGRPLVQLSPTFVAWKGYDQDVAAHLWGLPGADAYRERFARWLAGSGAATTDVDAFSGVPSRALALISRAMQPHADQVDTGTVTFVGPCYGPGGEQGGWARPDGAEKVLLISLGSAYTRQPEFYRQCLAAFGDLPGWHVVLQIGKYTDAGELGVIPSNVEVHPWVPQRAILEQADAFVTHAGMGGCGEGLLAGVPMIAVPQAAEQFMNADRLVELGVARRIDTADATAQALREALLDLTADPEVARRSARLQADARAEGGTTRAADLIEQLLV from the coding sequence ATGATCGGCATCCCCGCCGTCAGCCACGTCCTGCCCAGCCTGGAGATCATCCGTGAGCTGGCCGCCCGCGGCCATCGGGTGACCTACGCCAACGATCCCGCGGTCGGCGACCTCATCACGGCCACCGGGGCCGACCTGGTCCCCTGCACCTCCGTGCTGCCGGTCGCCGACAACGACTGGCCCGACGACCCCATCGCCGCGATGAGCCTGTTCCTCGACGACGCCGTACAAGCTCTGCCGCAGTTGCGCGCCGTCTACGACGACGATCCCGCGGACCTCTACCTGTACGACATCGGCGCCTACGCCGCCCGCGCGCTCGCCGAGTCGCAGGGGCGGCCGCTGGTGCAGCTGTCGCCGACGTTCGTGGCGTGGAAGGGTTACGACCAGGACGTGGCGGCGCACCTGTGGGGGCTGCCGGGCGCCGACGCCTATCGGGAGAGGTTCGCGCGGTGGCTCGCCGGCTCCGGGGCCGCCACCACCGACGTGGACGCCTTCTCCGGCGTGCCCTCGCGTGCCCTGGCGCTGATCTCCCGGGCCATGCAGCCGCACGCCGACCAGGTCGACACCGGCACGGTGACCTTCGTCGGCCCCTGCTACGGGCCCGGCGGGGAGCAGGGCGGCTGGGCACGTCCCGACGGCGCGGAGAAGGTGCTGCTGATCTCGCTGGGCTCGGCGTACACCCGGCAGCCCGAGTTCTACCGGCAGTGCCTGGCGGCCTTCGGCGACCTGCCGGGCTGGCACGTCGTGCTGCAGATCGGCAAGTACACCGACGCGGGTGAGCTGGGCGTCATCCCGTCGAACGTCGAGGTGCATCCGTGGGTGCCACAGCGGGCGATCCTGGAGCAGGCGGACGCGTTCGTCACCCACGCCGGCATGGGCGGGTGCGGTGAGGGGCTGCTGGCCGGCGTTCCGATGATCGCCGTGCCGCAGGCGGCCGAGCAGTTCATGAACGCCGACCGGCTGGTGGAGCTGGGTGTCGCCCGCCGCATCGACACCGCGGACGCCACCGCGCAGGCCCTGCGGGAGGCCCTGCTCGATCTCACCGCCGACCCGGAGGTCGCCCGCCGCTCGGCCCGGCTCCAGGCGGACGCCCGCGCCGAGGGCGGCACCACCCGCGCCGCCGACCTCATCGAGCAGCTGCTGGTCTGA
- a CDS encoding SDR family oxidoreductase: MAGRTALVTGASRGIGQAIAIRLAAGGTTVIVHFGTDEDGAHATVAEIERGGGTAYAVGAELGVDGDVETLFAGVEAALAGRPLDILVNNAAAPPAGPLGVTTRAEFDRLFAVNVRAPYFIVQRALPLLRDGGRIITISSVATRMANPGQTSFAMTKGAVETMTLTLATQLGARGITVNAVAPGATRTATNGMAFEAPGLAEFIAGSTALGRLGEAGDVADVVAFLASDAARWITGQVIDATGGLFLGPAASAA; encoded by the coding sequence ATGGCAGGCAGAACGGCTCTGGTGACCGGGGCGTCGCGCGGCATCGGGCAGGCGATCGCGATCCGGCTGGCGGCCGGAGGGACGACGGTCATCGTGCATTTCGGTACGGACGAGGACGGCGCGCACGCGACGGTCGCCGAGATCGAGCGCGGCGGCGGCACCGCCTACGCCGTCGGCGCGGAGCTGGGCGTGGACGGTGACGTCGAGACGCTGTTCGCGGGGGTGGAGGCGGCGCTGGCGGGGCGGCCGCTCGACATCCTGGTCAACAACGCGGCGGCACCGCCCGCGGGGCCGTTGGGGGTGACGACGCGGGCCGAGTTCGACCGGCTCTTCGCGGTGAACGTGCGGGCGCCGTACTTCATCGTCCAGCGGGCGCTGCCGCTGCTGCGCGACGGCGGGCGCATCATCACGATCTCGTCCGTGGCGACCAGGATGGCCAACCCGGGCCAGACGTCGTTCGCCATGACCAAGGGCGCGGTCGAGACCATGACCCTGACCCTGGCCACCCAGCTCGGTGCCCGTGGCATCACGGTGAACGCGGTCGCTCCCGGCGCCACCCGTACAGCCACCAACGGGATGGCCTTCGAGGCGCCCGGCCTGGCCGAGTTCATCGCGGGGTCGACGGCGCTCGGCCGGCTGGGCGAGGCCGGTGACGTTGCGGACGTCGTCGCGTTCCTCGCCTCCGACGCCGCCCGCTGGATCACCGGCCAGGTCATCGACGCCACCGGCGGCCTCTTCCTGGGGCCGGCCGCCAGCGCAGCTTGA
- a CDS encoding L-threonylcarbamoyladenylate synthase, translating to MAKYIDMHPDNPQPRLISQVVDLLRADGLIAYPTDSSYALGCRPGNKEGIDRIREIRGLGSDHHFTLICRDFAQFGQFVHVSNSVFRLVKAATPGGYTFILPATKEVPRRLLHPRKKTVGVRIPDHVVTQALLAELGEPLVSSTLLLPGESEPPTQGWEIKERLDHVVDAVIDAGECGATPTTVVDLSQDEPEILRRGTGDPSLFE from the coding sequence GTGGCCAAGTACATCGACATGCATCCCGACAACCCCCAGCCCCGCCTGATCAGCCAGGTCGTCGACCTGCTGCGCGCGGACGGGCTGATCGCCTACCCCACCGACTCCTCGTACGCGCTGGGGTGCCGGCCGGGCAACAAGGAGGGCATCGACCGGATCAGGGAGATCCGCGGCCTCGGCAGCGACCATCACTTCACCCTGATCTGCCGGGACTTCGCGCAGTTCGGCCAGTTCGTGCACGTGAGCAACTCGGTGTTCCGGCTGGTCAAGGCGGCGACTCCGGGCGGGTACACGTTCATCCTGCCGGCCACCAAGGAGGTGCCGCGCCGATTGCTGCACCCTCGCAAGAAGACGGTCGGCGTGCGGATCCCCGATCACGTGGTGACGCAGGCGCTGCTGGCCGAGCTGGGCGAGCCGCTGGTGTCGAGCACCCTGCTGCTGCCCGGCGAGAGCGAGCCGCCGACGCAGGGCTGGGAGATCAAGGAGCGGCTCGACCACGTGGTGGACGCCGTCATCGACGCCGGCGAGTGCGGCGCCACCCCCACGACGGTCGTCGACCTGTCGCAGGACGAGCCGGAGATCCTCCGCCGGGGCACCGGGGATCCGTCGCTGTTCGAGTGA
- a CDS encoding carboxymuconolactone decarboxylase family protein, producing the protein MFTSAERAALELTEQGTRIADGPEASPTGRGAEAAEHGDEEQLTALAGLIAIINAWNRLNVITQQPAGDYQPGQRG; encoded by the coding sequence GTGTTCACCAGCGCCGAGCGCGCCGCCCTGGAACTGACCGAGCAGGGCACACGCATCGCGGACGGGCCGGAGGCGTCTCCGACCGGGCGTGGGGCCGAGGCCGCTGAGCATGGTGACGAGGAGCAGCTCACTGCGCTGGCGGGTTTGATTGCGATCATCAACGCCTGGAATCGGCTGAACGTCATCACCCAGCAGCCGGCCGGCGACTACCAACCCGGGCAGCGGGGGTGA
- a CDS encoding signal peptidase II gives MPEDHGDRAGGARPYIWMLVLAAAVLLADQASKLWAVSALSGGGRITVVPGLIELRLLLNPGAAFSIGEGATWVFTLTTAAAVAGILYVGRRLRSPAWTAVLGGLLGGATSHLLDRLFRPPSFGHGHVVDFIDYGGLFVGNVADIALTVSCALLLLLTLRGIPLGTFTEERQPSS, from the coding sequence ATGCCCGAAGACCACGGCGACAGGGCCGGCGGCGCGCGGCCGTACATCTGGATGCTGGTGCTGGCGGCGGCGGTGCTGCTCGCCGACCAGGCGTCCAAGCTGTGGGCGGTCTCCGCGCTCTCGGGCGGCGGGCGGATCACGGTCGTCCCGGGGCTCATCGAGCTGCGCCTGCTGCTGAACCCCGGTGCCGCGTTCTCGATCGGCGAGGGCGCGACCTGGGTGTTCACGCTGACGACGGCCGCGGCGGTCGCGGGCATCCTGTACGTCGGGCGGCGCCTGCGCTCCCCGGCCTGGACCGCGGTCCTGGGCGGCCTGCTGGGCGGCGCCACCTCCCACCTGCTCGACCGCCTGTTCCGCCCGCCGTCCTTCGGGCACGGCCACGTCGTCGACTTCATCGACTACGGCGGCCTGTTCGTCGGCAACGTCGCCGACATCGCCCTCACCGTGAGCTGCGCCCTCCTCCTGCTCCTGACCCTGCGCGGCATCCCGCTGGGTACTTTCACCGAGGAGAGGCAGCCCTCGTCGTAG
- a CDS encoding TetR/AcrR family transcriptional regulator, producing the protein MTSEAAPPPRRRPGGRTGRIRAQVLDAVRAELTERGYDGLSLDGVAARAGVHRATVYRRWRDVGGLLADVLDATGDDDWEPQDTGSLLGDLTALNHENLTAMTAQPSMAAALIAASFRSEEAARGLRRLWEDRYTRCEVVVERAVSRGELPPGTDARRLLVAATAPLYHHLVLLRTEPDPDLPGQAAKAAVLAAFAGAFAGNSADTA; encoded by the coding sequence ATGACTTCCGAGGCGGCCCCGCCGCCCAGACGCCGGCCTGGTGGCCGTACCGGCCGCATCCGCGCGCAGGTGCTCGACGCGGTCCGTGCCGAGCTGACCGAGCGCGGTTACGACGGACTCAGCCTGGACGGGGTCGCGGCGCGCGCGGGCGTGCACCGGGCGACGGTGTACCGGCGCTGGCGGGATGTGGGCGGGCTGCTCGCCGACGTCCTGGACGCGACGGGCGACGACGACTGGGAGCCCCAGGACACCGGCTCCCTGCTGGGCGACCTGACCGCACTGAACCACGAGAACCTCACCGCCATGACCGCGCAGCCCTCGATGGCCGCCGCCCTGATCGCCGCCTCGTTCCGTTCGGAGGAGGCCGCCCGCGGGCTGCGGCGGCTGTGGGAGGACCGCTACACCCGCTGCGAGGTCGTCGTCGAACGGGCCGTCAGCCGCGGCGAGCTGCCGCCGGGCACCGACGCGCGGCGGCTGCTCGTCGCCGCCACCGCCCCGCTCTACCATCACCTGGTGCTGCTGCGCACGGAGCCGGACCCCGACCTGCCCGGCCAGGCCGCCAAGGCGGCGGTCCTCGCCGCCTTCGCAGGCGCCTTCGCCGGGAACTCGGCCGACACCGCGTGA